In Psychrobacter immobilis, a single genomic region encodes these proteins:
- a CDS encoding DUF6985 domain-containing protein produces the protein MDISNLSFKYGWRKPIKFKLNGQDFVIDCVFSAFQGEQVTNEQERSYKLFDNNHSDFELKVLELLNDYTKTNNISNSVVQPTALQFNRDGEFALLCNCSWDEEHGIAVILHPQQKVTMQDDFL, from the coding sequence ATGGATATTTCAAATCTATCATTTAAATATGGCTGGCGGAAACCTATCAAATTTAAGCTTAATGGACAGGACTTTGTAATAGATTGCGTTTTCAGTGCGTTTCAAGGAGAGCAAGTTACTAATGAGCAAGAGCGATCCTACAAACTTTTCGATAACAATCATTCAGACTTTGAGTTAAAAGTTTTAGAACTGTTAAACGATTATACAAAGACAAACAATATTAGTAATTCTGTGGTCCAACCTACTGCATTACAATTTAACCGTGATGGAGAGTTTGCCTTACTATGTAATTGTTCTTGGGATGAGGAACATGGTATAGCAGTTATCCTTCATCCTCAGCAGAAAGTGACTATGCAAGACGACTTTCTATAA
- a CDS encoding dynamin family protein — translation MINVAITHNPFTVETFFLIDEQKPESNSQFAEYENQRLQLWIEGFFQKLYDIFNGEKEYRIHFKGVEADCIDVEEAVKQANKDGLNVKMSCDIVPGSEERLEDIQQLVLEAKQDPLFKQYVDTPDIQKKFDTAFDKNFDVYVVATMSSGKSTLINAMLGCDLLPALNEATTATIAKITDNDNMPQGHFTVSCTDNEDYIINEEQKLDLTTKIGADSASQLMSEWNKSPEIFRINVEGKIPAIEERESVRLVLTDTPGPNNSQDIEHNLTTMRYIGDSDRNPLVLYILNGQQLGINDDQSLLKQIADVMSKGGKQSKDRFIFVINKADVFDPEKGEYVEDVVTRAKQYLENNGIDNPLVYPVSANLTSLFRKRELSIDLLTRAERNQLVAMENLFNEEPLMDLVQYMPLSKKTQEKINSKKYPTALYRSGLPAVEMMIDDYIEKYSLPNRVTRANQALSQIIQQCTNAAELQKSLEADQQALDSLQETINILRKKEKQAFKTDGYITKLKKQQKGLRQETTQAFMQKEKNLRETTFDFGNKFQGEASKRQAQEKIKKLTQDLQSEFNLLIINLEKIIEADQLEIQTELAADYNKYITSLFNDVSELELPMLEGLKNQIASFNMSLEQDEVQVKHHTVQTGTRTVSNSTWYNPFSWFSTKEEAVYEIQEEEFVSLDDLWATRGPEIDAMFENLFAEAVKKVKDNSNKTIDIYIDFMNEEFGERFNSLMADLENKINDKNEREKAINTAKAELSHISTFNTKITSILAL, via the coding sequence ATGATTAACGTAGCTATCACACACAACCCTTTTACAGTTGAAACTTTCTTTCTTATCGATGAACAAAAACCTGAGAGTAATTCTCAGTTCGCTGAGTATGAAAATCAACGTCTGCAGCTATGGATTGAAGGATTTTTTCAGAAGTTATATGACATATTTAATGGTGAAAAAGAATATAGAATCCACTTTAAAGGGGTCGAAGCAGACTGTATTGATGTGGAAGAGGCCGTTAAACAAGCTAATAAAGACGGACTAAATGTTAAGATGTCGTGTGACATAGTACCAGGTTCAGAAGAGCGTCTAGAAGACATTCAACAGCTTGTATTAGAGGCAAAGCAAGATCCGTTATTTAAACAGTATGTTGATACTCCCGATATACAGAAGAAGTTTGATACAGCGTTTGACAAAAACTTTGATGTCTATGTAGTGGCAACCATGTCGTCTGGTAAGTCTACCCTGATTAATGCTATGTTAGGTTGCGATTTATTGCCAGCATTAAACGAAGCAACCACGGCTACGATTGCTAAGATCACTGATAACGACAATATGCCACAAGGTCACTTTACAGTAAGCTGCACAGATAATGAAGACTATATAATCAATGAGGAACAAAAATTAGATCTTACGACAAAAATAGGCGCGGACTCGGCATCTCAGTTAATGAGCGAGTGGAATAAATCGCCTGAGATATTTCGGATTAATGTAGAAGGAAAAATACCTGCAATAGAAGAACGGGAGAGTGTTCGCTTAGTTCTGACAGACACTCCAGGGCCTAATAACAGTCAAGATATTGAACACAACCTGACAACTATGCGATACATTGGTGATTCTGATCGTAACCCCTTAGTTCTATACATTCTAAATGGACAACAACTTGGCATTAACGATGATCAAAGTCTACTAAAACAAATTGCTGATGTTATGAGTAAAGGAGGCAAGCAAAGCAAAGATCGTTTCATCTTTGTTATTAATAAAGCAGATGTATTTGACCCAGAAAAAGGCGAATATGTCGAAGATGTTGTTACACGTGCTAAACAATATCTAGAAAATAACGGTATCGATAATCCTTTGGTATATCCAGTATCTGCCAACTTAACCTCCCTATTTCGTAAACGAGAGTTGAGTATTGACTTATTAACACGTGCAGAGCGTAATCAATTGGTAGCAATGGAAAACTTATTCAATGAAGAACCACTGATGGATTTGGTTCAATACATGCCTTTATCTAAAAAAACTCAAGAAAAAATCAATAGTAAGAAATATCCAACAGCATTATATCGTAGTGGCCTACCCGCAGTTGAGATGATGATAGACGACTATATCGAAAAATACAGTCTTCCTAACCGTGTAACACGAGCCAACCAAGCACTCAGTCAGATAATACAACAATGTACTAATGCTGCCGAACTGCAAAAGTCTCTTGAAGCCGACCAGCAGGCCCTTGATAGTCTACAAGAGACTATTAATATATTACGTAAAAAAGAAAAACAAGCATTCAAAACAGATGGTTATATTACTAAATTAAAGAAACAGCAAAAAGGACTAAGACAGGAGACAACACAAGCCTTTATGCAGAAAGAAAAAAACCTAAGAGAGACTACCTTTGACTTTGGAAACAAATTTCAAGGCGAAGCCTCTAAAAGACAAGCTCAAGAGAAAATTAAAAAATTAACTCAAGATTTACAAAGCGAGTTTAATTTACTCATTATCAATTTAGAAAAAATTATTGAGGCTGATCAACTAGAAATCCAGACAGAATTAGCGGCAGATTACAATAAATATATAACCAGCTTATTTAATGATGTATCAGAATTAGAACTACCAATGTTAGAAGGCTTAAAGAACCAAATAGCATCTTTTAATATGTCTTTAGAGCAGGATGAGGTACAGGTTAAGCATCATACAGTACAAACGGGTACTAGAACTGTTAGTAATTCAACATGGTACAATCCTTTTAGTTGGTTTAGTACAAAAGAAGAAGCTGTTTATGAGATTCAAGAAGAAGAGTTTGTTAGTCTTGATGATTTATGGGCGACACGAGGTCCAGAAATAGATGCTATGTTTGAAAATCTTTTTGCAGAAGCAGTAAAGAAAGTTAAAGATAACAGTAATAAAACTATAGATATATACATTGATTTTATGAATGAAGAGTTTGGCGAACGCTTTAATAGTCTAATGGCGGATCTAGAAAATAAGATTAATGATAAAAACGAACGTGAGAAGGCTATTAATACGGCTAAAGCAGAACTTAGTCATATTAGTACGTTTAACACTAAAATTACCAGTATTTTAGCTTTATAG
- a CDS encoding helicase HerA domain-containing protein: MTNQIALATKTEAKLIRQQAFNALQDASNLINKSYLSELRYCDIAPRFDHKINLSSDVRIFKVERIVLENKQSVLENMTAAYNALGAAGFSVFIFLDCDGSETHLYLGTRGQSGRVQGSTAGQLLQETFKGHFSGSELLPLNGSETKVLMDGLYCENHDGTSTVQSVTAVTGVPSLSVEEREHFMQGLERFIDAAEGHNYSAIILAEPVTPTQLSHIRSGYESVATQLSPLLKQQVSYGENDSEAMSLSISHGLSQSLSDSLSQTETSGVTEGTNTSKSYGTSESLSEQTNKSKIASFGGTAITLGATVVGGMLSAPLGGVVGASIGSMIGSNVGRMLSDPFTENQTTGTSYTESQGINKGTSFSNAAGRTTGETSTDSKTTAKSDTQTIGSSRQLTLDMTDKSIEQMLKKIDKQLERVDEASRYGGWQTAAYFIGNSTASSETLASIFLGLMRGGNSDTEDFALTTWDKSNNRKMKSVLEWLKVLNHPRLNANFFNTLPLKYLTPATLVSGKEMAIQLSMPRRSTSSTAVVETQAFGRQVKSLDGHNIATNKSIELGIIRHLWNDLPQKVSLDIDNLTSHVFISGSTGSGKSNTVYELMYQLQKKNIPFLVIEPTKGEYKHVFGHLDNVHVFSTNPSQAPLLKINPFKFPKSIHVLEHIDRLVEIFNVCWSMYAAMPAVLKDAILQAYEASGWNIDNSYNYYSEDIFPNFTDLLESINNVINTSAYSDEVKSNYIGSLATRVKSLTNGLNGQIFASDEIDNDTLFDSNVIIDLSRVGSQETKSLIMGILIMRLNERRMAFSGMNQPLKHVTILEEAHHLLKRTSTEQSSEGSNVTGKAVEMLSNSIAEMRTYGEGFIIADQSPSAVDSSAIRNTNTKIILRLPDEQDRRLIGKAAAVSDDQLEEIARLPRGVAVIYQNNWLEPVLCKINRFSGEEKTYECPTTTQVTVGNQRKEFNLHLARLLLHKRMDETEPFDLQILKDGAKRYNIATNYKIGLLNSIRQVEKTGHTTIWSDHTNAINLLLSVLGIRETISSQLTLMSSEVELNVLADTLLKNHLTQLSANMTRSIHSDLSTAWKNSSKGMIL, from the coding sequence ATGACTAACCAGATAGCACTTGCCACTAAAACAGAAGCTAAACTTATACGACAACAAGCATTCAATGCCCTGCAAGATGCTAGTAATCTTATCAATAAAAGCTATCTATCGGAATTACGCTATTGCGATATTGCGCCACGATTTGATCACAAAATTAACTTGAGCTCTGACGTTAGAATCTTTAAAGTTGAGCGCATCGTCCTTGAAAATAAGCAATCAGTTTTAGAGAATATGACAGCAGCTTATAACGCACTAGGTGCGGCTGGTTTTTCTGTATTTATATTCTTAGATTGTGATGGTTCTGAAACCCACCTATACTTAGGTACTCGTGGGCAGTCAGGTCGTGTTCAAGGAAGTACAGCAGGCCAACTATTACAAGAAACTTTTAAGGGTCATTTTTCTGGTAGTGAGCTTTTGCCACTCAATGGTTCAGAAACTAAAGTTTTAATGGATGGTCTATACTGCGAAAATCATGATGGAACATCTACTGTCCAGTCAGTCACTGCAGTTACTGGTGTTCCTTCTCTATCTGTAGAAGAGAGAGAGCACTTTATGCAAGGGCTCGAGCGCTTTATTGATGCTGCCGAAGGACATAATTATTCTGCAATTATCCTAGCTGAGCCAGTTACCCCTACGCAGCTTTCTCATATTCGGTCTGGTTACGAAAGTGTCGCCACTCAACTCTCCCCACTGCTAAAGCAGCAAGTATCGTATGGTGAAAATGATAGTGAAGCTATGAGCTTGTCTATCAGTCATGGGCTCAGCCAGTCATTAAGTGATAGCTTAAGCCAAACTGAAACCTCTGGCGTTACAGAAGGAACAAACACCTCTAAATCTTATGGGACTTCAGAATCACTTTCTGAACAAACCAATAAATCTAAAATAGCGTCTTTTGGTGGAACGGCTATCACATTAGGCGCTACTGTAGTAGGTGGCATGTTGAGTGCTCCATTAGGTGGTGTAGTAGGTGCTAGTATTGGCTCAATGATTGGTAGTAATGTAGGTAGAATGCTCAGTGATCCATTCACTGAAAATCAAACCACTGGCACTAGCTATACAGAGTCGCAAGGAATTAATAAAGGTACTAGCTTTAGCAATGCAGCAGGTCGAACTACTGGTGAAACAAGCACTGATAGTAAAACTACGGCTAAATCAGATACACAGACTATAGGGTCAAGCCGTCAACTAACCCTTGATATGACCGATAAAAGTATTGAGCAAATGCTTAAAAAAATTGATAAACAGCTAGAGCGTGTCGATGAAGCATCTCGCTATGGGGGATGGCAAACAGCTGCGTACTTTATTGGAAATAGCACTGCCTCATCTGAAACGCTAGCTAGTATCTTCTTAGGTTTAATGCGTGGTGGCAACTCAGATACTGAAGACTTTGCTTTGACTACATGGGATAAATCTAACAATCGTAAAATGAAAAGTGTGCTTGAATGGTTGAAGGTTCTTAACCACCCTAGGCTTAACGCTAATTTTTTCAATACCTTACCGCTTAAATATTTAACTCCCGCAACATTAGTCTCTGGTAAAGAGATGGCTATTCAGCTTAGTATGCCACGCCGCTCTACTTCTAGCACTGCTGTGGTCGAAACTCAGGCATTTGGTAGGCAAGTCAAATCATTGGATGGTCATAACATTGCTACTAATAAAAGTATCGAGCTAGGTATTATTCGACACTTGTGGAATGACTTACCACAAAAAGTTAGCCTAGATATCGATAATTTGACCAGTCATGTATTTATCTCAGGCTCAACAGGATCAGGCAAAAGTAATACGGTCTATGAGTTAATGTATCAGCTACAGAAAAAGAATATTCCATTTCTGGTTATTGAGCCTACTAAAGGTGAATATAAACATGTCTTTGGTCATCTAGATAATGTTCATGTTTTTTCAACCAACCCTTCCCAAGCTCCCCTATTAAAAATTAATCCTTTTAAATTCCCGAAAAGCATTCATGTTTTAGAACATATCGACAGACTGGTTGAAATATTTAACGTGTGTTGGTCGATGTATGCTGCGATGCCTGCTGTACTAAAAGATGCCATTCTTCAAGCTTATGAAGCCAGTGGTTGGAATATAGATAACTCATATAATTATTATTCCGAAGATATTTTCCCAAACTTCACTGACTTGTTAGAGTCAATTAACAACGTTATTAATACGTCCGCATATTCAGACGAAGTTAAGAGTAATTATATTGGTTCCCTTGCAACGCGGGTTAAAAGTTTGACCAACGGTTTGAATGGTCAGATTTTTGCTTCTGATGAGATTGATAATGATACACTTTTTGACTCTAATGTTATTATTGACTTAAGTCGAGTTGGTTCACAAGAGACAAAATCTCTGATTATGGGTATATTGATCATGCGCCTTAATGAGCGCCGTATGGCATTCTCTGGCATGAATCAACCCCTTAAACACGTCACTATCCTTGAAGAAGCTCATCATCTTTTAAAGCGAACATCTACTGAACAAAGCTCTGAAGGGTCAAATGTGACTGGTAAAGCCGTTGAGATGCTTTCAAATTCTATCGCTGAGATGCGTACTTACGGTGAAGGCTTTATTATAGCTGACCAATCACCAAGTGCGGTAGACAGTTCAGCGATACGCAATACCAATACTAAAATTATTTTGAGACTGCCTGATGAACAAGATCGTCGCTTGATCGGTAAAGCAGCGGCAGTCAGTGACGATCAGCTTGAAGAGATTGCAAGGCTACCTAGAGGCGTTGCTGTTATTTATCAAAATAACTGGTTAGAGCCTGTCCTTTGTAAAATCAACCGTTTTAGTGGGGAAGAAAAAACATATGAGTGCCCCACTACTACACAAGTTACTGTGGGCAATCAGCGTAAAGAGTTTAATCTTCACTTAGCAAGGTTGCTACTGCATAAACGAATGGATGAGACAGAGCCGTTTGACTTACAGATACTCAAAGATGGTGCTAAAAGATATAACATAGCTACTAATTATAAGATTGGGTTGCTTAATTCGATACGACAAGTTGAAAAAACTGGTCATACAACAATTTGGTCCGATCATACTAATGCAATAAACTTGTTGCTTTCTGTATTAGGTATACGAGAAACGATTAGTTCTCAGTTAACTCTTATGTCAAGTGAGGTGGAGCTGAACGTATTAGCGGATACCTTACTAAAAAATCATTTAACTCAACTATCAGCTAATATGACACGCAGTATTCATAGTGATTTAAGCACTGCCTGGAAAAACAGTTCTAAGGGTATGATTTTATGA
- a CDS encoding HNH endonuclease: protein MIEFIKQTEIFKTLDKSILDERIFSKDECWDTFPPNKEGDIFANDQPWSTERHPQSVEIIPSSTYLPVSNGEWIGEVGNSVWNPDDDFIPLSANPDNLTWGELKEKYGIDGISFKDGEPDFSEVMKDEVKIDNFTTERNKNFPQADEKLAEKWECTPREVANWRKENGYTWHECKDCQTMQLVPSEVHNNVPHEGGISVAKKQLLTTNN from the coding sequence ATGATTGAGTTTATCAAACAAACTGAGATTTTCAAAACACTTGATAAGTCTATTCTTGATGAAAGAATATTCTCTAAAGATGAGTGCTGGGATACCTTTCCGCCAAATAAAGAAGGTGACATATTTGCTAATGATCAGCCTTGGTCTACAGAGCGTCATCCACAGTCTGTCGAAATCATCCCATCTAGCACCTACCTACCAGTAAGTAATGGTGAGTGGATAGGTGAAGTAGGCAACTCAGTATGGAATCCTGACGATGACTTTATACCTTTGAGCGCTAATCCAGATAACTTGACTTGGGGTGAGCTCAAGGAAAAATATGGTATTGATGGAATATCTTTTAAAGACGGTGAACCAGACTTTTCAGAAGTAATGAAAGATGAAGTAAAAATAGACAACTTCACAACTGAAAGAAATAAGAACTTTCCTCAAGCCGATGAAAAGCTTGCTGAAAAGTGGGAATGCACACCTAGAGAGGTTGCCAATTGGCGTAAAGAAAATGGTTATACTTGGCATGAATGCAAAGACTGTCAAACTATGCAACTTGTTCCTTCTGAAGTTCACAATAACGTCCCTCATGAAGGTGGTATATCTGTTGCCAAAAAACAACTGCTAACTACAAATAACTAA
- a CDS encoding exonuclease domain-containing protein: MMNFVAIDVETANSDVGSICQIGMAKYIKGKLIDTYCSFIRPQSSFSRTNIDIHGIDNNQVKDAPSIFDIYGNIIQFIGKNVVVSYTDFDQRAITKCLLDHDLPLPSWQWADASVMVRDTCQRFSTSGYNLANVCKEWRYAFDHHDALEDAKACGFVTTTILRENNASITKWLNAQPSHPRNSNNSTQRFTQKRSIEGNEQGRFFGLNICFTGELSIKRAEIADIAARQGFHVKTGVSKNLNYLVVGTPDLTLLNGHDKSSKQRKSETLIAEGVDINILTEHDFLKMLKL; encoded by the coding sequence ATGATGAATTTTGTGGCTATCGACGTAGAAACTGCCAACTCAGACGTTGGCTCTATTTGTCAAATAGGTATGGCGAAATACATAAAAGGTAAGCTGATAGATACCTACTGTAGCTTTATAAGACCACAGTCTAGTTTTAGCCGAACGAATATAGATATTCATGGTATTGATAATAACCAAGTAAAAGATGCACCTTCCATATTTGATATCTATGGCAATATTATTCAATTTATCGGTAAGAATGTTGTGGTCAGTTATACCGATTTTGATCAAAGAGCAATAACGAAGTGTTTATTAGATCATGATTTGCCACTACCGTCTTGGCAATGGGCAGATGCCTCTGTCATGGTACGCGATACCTGCCAGCGGTTTAGTACTTCAGGATATAATCTTGCTAATGTATGTAAGGAATGGCGGTACGCGTTTGATCATCATGATGCTCTAGAAGACGCCAAAGCGTGTGGGTTTGTGACGACAACCATTCTTAGAGAAAATAATGCTTCAATCACGAAATGGTTAAATGCTCAGCCATCTCATCCAAGAAATAGCAATAATAGTACGCAGCGCTTCACTCAAAAACGATCTATAGAAGGTAATGAGCAAGGTAGGTTTTTCGGATTAAACATTTGCTTTACAGGCGAGCTATCTATAAAACGCGCAGAAATTGCTGATATCGCAGCGAGGCAAGGTTTTCATGTTAAAACCGGTGTATCTAAAAACCTCAATTATTTAGTTGTAGGTACACCAGATTTAACATTATTAAATGGACATGATAAAAGCAGTAAACAACGTAAGTCAGAGACACTAATTGCAGAAGGTGTCGACATCAATATTCTTACAGAACATGATTTTCTTAAAATGCTTAAGCTTTAA
- a CDS encoding HEPN domain-containing protein: MPDVMLNRYQSQKSEFSDPFRLRMHRSLSWLAKAVSVNDDDIRFITLWIAFNAAYAREVALFASSSERSEFRRFLQLICRLDTDQKIYKLVWETYSGSIRILLENQYTFQPFWDYHNGQISQQAWEEDFKRAKDKVHRALSNKDTHTVLAVVFDRLYTLRNQIIHGGATHNGKVNRAQIKDSGAILSSILPLMLEIMMAHHSKMDWGKPFYPVIDKEAYIVSSL, encoded by the coding sequence ATGCCTGATGTAATGTTGAACCGCTACCAATCCCAAAAGTCTGAATTCTCTGACCCTTTTCGCTTACGTATGCACCGCTCTTTGAGCTGGCTTGCTAAAGCGGTCAGTGTTAATGATGATGATATTCGCTTTATTACCTTATGGATAGCCTTTAATGCCGCTTACGCTCGTGAAGTGGCGCTATTTGCGAGTAGCTCTGAGCGCAGTGAGTTTCGGCGCTTTTTACAGTTAATATGCCGATTAGATACTGACCAAAAAATTTATAAACTAGTATGGGAAACATATTCTGGTAGTATTCGTATACTGTTAGAAAACCAGTATACTTTTCAACCATTTTGGGACTACCATAACGGACAAATCAGTCAACAGGCTTGGGAGGAGGACTTTAAACGCGCAAAAGATAAAGTACATCGCGCATTGAGCAACAAGGATACCCATACAGTACTAGCTGTAGTTTTCGACCGCTTATATACGTTACGCAATCAAATTATTCATGGCGGCGCTACGCATAATGGCAAAGTAAATCGGGCTCAAATCAAGGATAGTGGCGCTATTTTGTCCTCTATTTTGCCATTAATGCTAGAGATTATGATGGCGCATCATAGCAAGATGGATTGGGGTAAACCTTTCTATCCAGTAATAGATAAAGAAGCATATATAGTCAGTTCACTATAG
- a CDS encoding helix-turn-helix transcriptional regulator: MKLGKHEKLAYRLSDIIVRLNAGERLNIFELADTYKVSIRTLKRDFQDRLTLLELYEEGPQFYCLHPSNIGYLDIADIQRFASFASVQGLLPKIDRQFFQKKLNQSIFVKGFAYENISERSDDFRNIDQAINSCQYIEFDYRKVVDYATNNNSKRYLLEPYHLLNKNGIWYVVGRYHGQTRTFCFTQISNLQVNTEIFECCEDVKTEIMATDSLFFGNQISEIVMQVDAKVAGYFERRNLLPNQELIRKLGNGDLLLACKNIHPREVIPIVQYWIPHIRVISPSVVKKDLESAISKYLMEI; the protein is encoded by the coding sequence ATGAAACTGGGAAAGCATGAGAAACTTGCGTATCGACTATCTGACATTATCGTTAGACTCAACGCCGGCGAGCGTCTGAATATTTTTGAATTAGCAGATACCTATAAAGTCTCTATCCGTACTTTAAAGAGAGATTTTCAGGATCGTTTGACCTTATTAGAGCTCTATGAAGAAGGTCCACAGTTTTATTGCTTGCACCCTAGTAATATTGGATATCTAGATATAGCAGATATTCAGCGCTTTGCTAGCTTTGCTAGCGTACAAGGCTTATTACCGAAAATTGATCGTCAGTTTTTCCAAAAAAAACTCAACCAAAGCATTTTCGTTAAAGGCTTCGCTTATGAAAATATAAGCGAGCGTTCAGACGACTTTAGAAATATAGACCAAGCCATTAATAGCTGCCAATATATCGAATTTGATTACCGCAAGGTAGTTGACTATGCCACCAACAATAATAGTAAACGTTACCTATTAGAACCTTATCATTTACTAAATAAAAACGGCATTTGGTACGTAGTCGGTCGCTATCATGGACAAACACGGACCTTTTGCTTTACTCAAATTAGTAATTTGCAAGTGAATACTGAGATCTTTGAATGCTGTGAAGACGTCAAAACAGAAATTATGGCTACAGATAGTCTGTTTTTCGGAAATCAGATCAGTGAAATCGTCATGCAAGTTGATGCTAAAGTTGCTGGCTACTTTGAACGTCGTAACCTACTACCCAATCAAGAGTTGATACGCAAGCTTGGTAATGGCGATTTGCTACTGGCATGTAAAAATATCCATCCAAGAGAAGTCATCCCTATCGTGCAGTACTGGATACCGCATATTCGGGTAATTAGCCCGAGTGTTGTTAAGAAAGATTTAGAATCCGCTATAAGCAAGTACTTAATGGAAATTTGA
- a CDS encoding dynamin family protein — MMVQNKISQSVVNFFEIIVIATMSSGKSTLINSMLGQELLHCANEATTATITRIHNKDKQRNFRGSAYRLKSNRNNKKVRLRSLVDYQNIIDSNTLKEWNADININYINLVGNISSINNINGDIILYDSPGPNNSQDNNHESLTFDLLANGHYNMIIYVLNATQIGINDDQLFLSQVNQVVKTNKSKKIIFILNKADILDEEKGENIEKFVETTVSYLESIGFIKPTIIPVSAISALHARKALSQQSLTRFERNMLQQNLNNLDNARLIKASYNISNSFKKISPPNLDKQDIQITIKDGLEIPKSKIESLIYFSGIPLLENIINHNFKKFSL, encoded by the coding sequence ATGATGGTACAAAATAAAATAAGTCAGTCAGTAGTCAATTTTTTTGAAATTATTGTCATAGCAACAATGAGTTCAGGAAAATCAACATTAATCAACTCAATGCTAGGACAAGAATTGCTTCACTGTGCAAATGAGGCCACAACAGCGACTATAACAAGAATACACAATAAAGATAAACAGCGTAATTTTCGCGGTTCTGCATATAGACTCAAGTCTAATAGAAACAACAAAAAGGTAAGATTAAGATCTCTTGTAGACTATCAAAATATAATAGATAGCAATACTCTAAAAGAATGGAATGCAGATATTAATATAAACTATATCAATTTAGTAGGTAACATCTCTTCTATTAACAATATTAATGGAGATATTATTTTATATGATTCGCCTGGCCCCAATAACAGTCAAGACAACAATCATGAAAGCCTTACTTTTGATTTATTAGCTAATGGTCATTACAACATGATCATTTATGTATTGAACGCTACTCAAATCGGTATTAATGATGACCAGCTATTTTTATCACAAGTAAATCAAGTTGTAAAAACAAATAAAAGCAAAAAAATTATATTTATTCTTAATAAAGCAGATATTTTGGATGAAGAAAAAGGTGAGAATATTGAAAAATTTGTAGAAACTACAGTTTCGTATTTAGAAAGTATTGGGTTCATAAAACCTACTATTATACCAGTGTCAGCAATCTCTGCATTACATGCTAGAAAAGCTTTAAGCCAACAGTCTCTTACTCGGTTTGAACGTAATATGCTACAGCAAAATTTGAATAACCTAGATAACGCTAGACTTATAAAAGCCTCTTACAATATATCTAATAGTTTTAAAAAAATATCGCCACCTAATCTAGATAAACAAGACATACAAATTACAATAAAAGACGGATTAGAAATACCCAAAAGCAAAATCGAAAGTCTAATCTATTTTAGCGGGATACCACTGTTAGAAAATATTATTAATCACAACTTTAAAAAATTCAGTTTATAA